CACCGTGGGCGAGTTTCCCAACCTCACCGAGACCCTGCTCAAGCGCGGCCATCCCGAGCGCGTGGTGCGCAAGATCATGGGCGAAAACTGGGTCAACGTCTTGAAGGACGTCTGGGGCGAGTAAGCCACCGCACGACTGCGGAACATCATCACAACGAATTTTTCTGGAGTTAAGTTTCCATGGCCAAGATCGCCCCGCAATTGCCAATCGAAGTCGACAGCGAAACCGGTGTCTGGACCTCCGACGCCCTGCCGATGCTGTATGTGCCGCGCCACTTTTTCGTCAACAACCACATCGGTATCGAAGAAGTGCTGGGCGCCGAAGCCTATGCCGAGATCCTCTACAAAGCCGGCTACAAATCCGCCTGGCACTGGTGTGAAAAAGAAGCCGAATGCCACGGCCTGGAAGGCGTGGCGGTGTTCGAGCACTACATGAAGCGCCTGTCGCAACGTGGCTGGGGCCTGTTCAAGATCCAGGACATCGACCTCGACAAAGGCACCGCCAGCGTCAAGCTCGAGCATTCGGCCTTCGTCTATGTGTACGGCAAGGTCGGGCGCAAAGTGGACTACATGTTCACCGGCTGGTTTGCCGGTGCCATGGACCAGATTCTCGAGGCGCGCGGCAGCAAGCTCCGCACCGTAGCCGAGCAAGTCTACGGCGGCTCCGAAGAGGGCCATGACGACGGCCTGTTCACCGTCAAGCCGTTGTAAGTCGAGGAACCCTGCCATGGCTTTCGAAGCAATGTTCGCGCCGATCCAGATCGGCAAACTGACCATTCGCAACCGCGTGCTCAGTACCGCCCACGCCGAGGTGTATGCCACCGACGGCGGCATGACCACCGACCGCTATGTGAAGTACTACGAAGAGAAAGCCAAGGGCGGGATCGGCCTGGCGATCTGCGGCGGGTCTTCCAGCGTGGCCATCGACAGCCCGCAAGGCTGGTGGAAATCGGTGAACCTGGCGGATGACCGGATCATCCCGCACTTCCAGAACCTGGCCGATGCGATGCACAAGCATGGCGCCAAGATCATGATCCAGATTACCCACATGGGCCGCCGCTCGCGTTGGGACGGCGAGCATTGGCCGACCCTGCTGTCGCCCTCGGGCATCCGCGAGCCGGTGCACCGTGCGACCTGCAAAACCATCGAGCCGGAAGAAATCTGGCGGGTGATCGGCAACTACGCAACCGCTGCGGCCCGCGCCAAGGCCGGTGGCCTGGACGGCGTGGAACTGTCGGCGGTGCACCAGCACATGATCGACCAGTTCTGGAGCCCTCGCGTCAACAAACGCACGGATGAATGGGGCGGCAGCTTCGAGAACCGCATGCGCTTCGGCCTGGAAGTGCTGAAGGCCGTGCGGGCTGAAGTGGGGCCTGACTTTTGCGTCGGCATCCGTTTGTGCGGTGACGAGTTCCACCCGGACGGCCTGTCCCACGAGGACATGAAACAGATCGCCAAGTACTACGACGACACCGGCATGCTCGATTTTATCGGCGTGGTCGGCTCGGGTTGCGACACCCACAACACCCTGGCCAACGTAATCCCGAACATGAGTTACCCACCGGAGCCGTTTTTGCACCTGGCCGCCGGCATCAAGGAAGTGGTCAAGGCCCCGGTGCTGCACGCGCAGAACATCAAGGACCCGAACCAGGCCACGCGCATTCTGGAAGGCGGCTATGTGGACATGGTCGGCATGACCCGTGCGCACATCGCCGACCCGCACCTGATCGCCAAGATCAAGATGGGCCAGATCGACCAGATCAAGCAGTGCGTCGGCGCCAACTACTGCATCGACCGCCAGTACCAGGGGCTGGACGTGCTGTGCATCCAGAACGCCGCGACCTCGCGTGAATACATGGGCGTGCCGCACATCATCGAGAAATCCACCGGGCCCAAGCGCAAAGTCGTGGTGGTGGGTGCCGGGCCTGCCGGGATGGAAGCCGCACGCGTGGCCGCCGAGCGGGGCCATGACGTGACCCTGTTCGAGAAAAAGAGTTTATCGGTGGGCAAATCACCACCGCCTCCAAAGCCCCGCAACGCGACCAGATTGCCGGGATCACTCGCTGGTTCCAGCTGGAGCTGGCGCGGCTGAACGTCGACCTGCGCCTGGGTGTGGCGGCGAATGCCGATGCAATCCTCGACCTGCGCCCCGATGTGGTGGTGCTGGCGGTGGGTGGGCACCCGTTCCTGGAGCAGAACGAACACTGGGGCGCGGCAGAGGGCTTGGTGGTCAGCAGTTGGGACGTGCTCGACGGCAAAGTCGCGCCGGGCAAAAACGTACTGGTGTACGACACCATCTGCGAGTTCACCGGCATGTCGGTGGCGGACTTTTTGGCGGACAAGGGCAGCCAGGTCGAGATCGTCACCGACGATATCAAGCCGGGTGTGGCCGTGGGCGGTACGTCGTTCCCGACTTACTACCGCAGCATGTACCCCAAGGAAGTGATCATGACCGGCGACATGATGCTGGAAAAGGTCTACCGCGAAGGCGACAAGCTGGTAGCGGTGCTGGAGAACGAATACACCGGCGCCAAAGAGGAGCGGGTGGTGGACCAGGTGGTGGTCGAGAACGGCGTGCGTCCGGATGAAGAAATCTATTACGCACTGAAGGGCGCATCGCGCAACAAGGGCCAGATGGACATCGAAGCCTTGTTCGCGATCAAGCCGCAGCCGTGCTTGAGCGAGCCGGGTGACGGGTACTTGCTGTTCCGCATCGGTGACTGTGTGGCGCAGCGTAATACCCACGCTGCGATCTATGACGCCCTGCGCCTGTGCAAGGATTTCTGACCCGACACCGAACCAATGTGGACTCGGTCTGAATGTGGGAACTGATCAGTGTGGTAGCTAGCTTTTCTGTGGGAGTCGGGCTTGCCCGCGATGCAGGCAACTCGGTCTAGAGAAAGACCGCGCTGATGCCATCGCAGGCAAGCCAGCTCCCACACAAGCCAGGTCCCACATTGAACCGGTTCCCATACAAGACCTGTGTGGTCTGTGGGAGCTTCACCATGTTGAACACCTTGCTGCCTATTCTATTGTTTGCCGCCCTGGGCCTCGCTGTCCTCGGCGCCCTGCGCCGGGTAAACATGTGGCGCCGCGGCCGCGCCTCCAAGGTCGACCTGCTGGGCGGCCTGCTGGCCATGCCCAAGCGTTACATGGTCGACCTGCACCACGTGGTCGCCCGCGACAAATATATCGCCAACACCCACGTCGCCACGGCCCTGGGCTTTGTGCTGTCGGCGCTGCTGGCAATTCTGGTGCACGGTTTCGGCCTGCATAACCGTGTCCTCGGCTATGCGCTGCTACTGGCTTCGGTGCTGATGTTTGTCGGCGCCACCTTCGTGTATCTGCGTCGGCGCAACCCGCCGTCACGCCTGTCGAAAGGCCCGTGGATGCGCCTGCCGAAAAGCCTGATGGCCTTCTCGGTGAGCTTCTTTGTGGTGACCTTGCCGGTAGCCGGGATTCTGCCGGCTGACTTCGGCGGCTGGCTGCTCGCGGCATTGTTGAGTGTGGGCGTGTTGTGGGGCGTGTCCGAGATGTTCTTCGGCATGACCTGGGGCGGCCCGATGAAACACGCGTTCGCCGGTGCTTTGCACCTGGCCTGGCACCGTCGCGCCGAACGCTTCGGCGGTGGCCGTTCCACGGGCCTGAAGCCGCTGGACCTCAGCGATAAAACCGCACCATTGGGCGTTGAAAAACCCAAGGATTTCACCTGGAACCAACTGCTCGGTTTCGACGCCTGCGTGCAGTGCGGCAAGTGCGAAGCCGCGTGCCCGGCGT
The genomic region above belongs to Pseudomonas poae and contains:
- a CDS encoding DUF5943 domain-containing protein encodes the protein MAKIAPQLPIEVDSETGVWTSDALPMLYVPRHFFVNNHIGIEEVLGAEAYAEILYKAGYKSAWHWCEKEAECHGLEGVAVFEHYMKRLSQRGWGLFKIQDIDLDKGTASVKLEHSAFVYVYGKVGRKVDYMFTGWFAGAMDQILEARGSKLRTVAEQVYGGSEEGHDDGLFTVKPL